One genomic region from Mycobacterium basiliense encodes:
- the pstA gene encoding phosphate ABC transporter permease PstA, with protein sequence MSLDALDRPVKTAVFRPLSRARRIKNTVATVVFFGSFAVALVPLIWLLGVVIARGWYAITREDWWTHSLRGVLPEQFAGGVYHALYGTLVQAGVAAVLAVPLGLMTAVYLVEYGTGRLARITTFMVDVLAGVPSIVAALFVFSLWIATMKFQQSAFAVSLALVLLMLPVVVRSAEEMLRLVPDELREASFALGVPKWKTIVRIVVPIAMPGIVSGVLLSVARVIGETAPVLVLVGYSRSINFDIFNGNMASLPLLIYTELTNPEHAGFLRVWGAALTLIILVAAINLVAAAIRFVATRRR encoded by the coding sequence ATGAGTCTTGACGCCCTGGACCGGCCGGTCAAAACGGCGGTGTTCCGCCCGCTAAGCCGCGCACGGCGAATCAAGAACACCGTTGCCACGGTGGTGTTCTTTGGTTCGTTCGCGGTCGCGCTGGTGCCGTTGATCTGGCTGTTGGGGGTGGTAATCGCGCGTGGCTGGTACGCGATCACCAGGGAAGACTGGTGGACGCACTCACTGCGTGGTGTGTTGCCAGAGCAGTTTGCCGGCGGCGTGTATCACGCGTTGTACGGGACGCTGGTGCAGGCCGGGGTGGCGGCTGTACTGGCCGTGCCGCTGGGTTTGATGACGGCGGTCTATCTGGTCGAATACGGCACTGGTCGACTGGCCCGGATCACCACCTTCATGGTCGATGTGCTGGCCGGGGTGCCCTCGATTGTGGCGGCATTGTTCGTCTTCAGCTTGTGGATTGCCACCATGAAATTTCAGCAGAGCGCCTTCGCCGTGTCATTGGCGTTGGTCCTGTTGATGCTGCCGGTAGTGGTGCGCTCCGCCGAGGAGATGCTGCGGTTGGTGCCCGACGAACTACGCGAAGCCAGCTTCGCGTTGGGGGTTCCGAAATGGAAAACCATCGTGCGCATCGTCGTCCCGATTGCGATGCCGGGCATTGTGTCGGGTGTCTTGCTGTCGGTTGCGCGCGTGATCGGTGAGACGGCGCCGGTGCTGGTGCTGGTCGGATACAGCCGGTCGATCAACTTCGACATCTTCAACGGGAACATGGCCTCGCTGCCGTTGCTGATCTACACCGAACTCACCAACCCTGAACACGCCGGTTTCCTGCGGGTGTGGGGGGCGGCTTTGACTCTGATCATCCTGGTGGCCGCAATCAACCTCGTCGCCGCGGCAATCCGGTTTGTGGCCACCCGCAGGCGGTGA
- the pstC gene encoding phosphate ABC transporter permease subunit PstC, which translates to MVRGPLAKRAPIGVGARPSRRADWLFKLFASTAGMTIVISILLIAIFLLVRAIPALRANHVNFFTSNEFNTADDEKLAFGIRDLFMVTVLSSVSALVLAVPVAVGIAVFLTQYAPKRLSRPFGAIVDLLAAVPSIIFGLWGIFVLAPKLEPVARFLNRNLGWLFLFKQGNVSLAGGGTIFTAGIVLSVMILPIITSVSREVFRQTPTIQIEAAQALGATKWEVVRMTVLPFGRSGVVAASMLGLGRALGETVAVLIILRSAARPGNWSLFDGGYTFASKIASAASEFSEPLPTGAYISAGFALFVLTFLVNAMARAIAGGKVNG; encoded by the coding sequence GTGGTCCGAGGCCCGCTGGCCAAGCGCGCGCCGATAGGGGTTGGCGCGCGCCCGTCGCGGCGGGCCGACTGGCTGTTCAAGCTTTTCGCGTCGACGGCCGGTATGACGATCGTGATCTCAATCCTGCTGATCGCGATTTTCCTGTTGGTCCGAGCTATCCCGGCGCTACGCGCGAACCACGTTAATTTCTTCACCAGCAACGAATTCAATACGGCCGACGATGAGAAGTTGGCGTTCGGTATTCGTGATCTGTTCATGGTTACGGTGCTCAGTTCGGTTAGCGCTTTGGTGTTAGCGGTGCCGGTCGCGGTCGGAATCGCGGTGTTCCTCACTCAATATGCGCCCAAAAGGCTGTCCCGGCCGTTCGGTGCAATTGTTGACCTGCTGGCCGCGGTGCCGTCGATCATTTTTGGGTTATGGGGAATCTTCGTATTGGCGCCAAAGCTGGAGCCGGTCGCCAGATTTCTCAACCGCAACCTTGGGTGGCTGTTTTTGTTCAAGCAAGGCAATGTGTCATTGGCCGGCGGGGGCACGATTTTCACCGCTGGCATCGTGCTGTCGGTGATGATCCTGCCCATCATCACGTCGGTATCGCGTGAAGTGTTCCGGCAGACCCCAACGATTCAGATCGAAGCGGCACAGGCTCTTGGCGCGACGAAATGGGAGGTGGTGCGGATGACCGTGCTGCCGTTCGGCCGTAGCGGAGTGGTGGCGGCATCAATGCTGGGCTTGGGCCGTGCCCTGGGCGAAACCGTTGCCGTGCTGATTATCTTGCGTTCGGCCGCACGCCCGGGTAACTGGTCCCTTTTCGATGGCGGCTACACGTTTGCCTCCAAGATTGCCTCCGCGGCATCCGAGTTCAGTGAACCGCTGCCGACTGGTGCCTACATATCCGCCGGTTTTGCGCTGTTCGTCCTCACGTTCCTGGTCAACGCCATGGCGCGCGCCATCGCTGGCGGCAAGGTCAACGGATGA
- the pstS gene encoding phosphate ABC transporter substrate-binding protein PstS, with protein sequence MKLNRFGAALSVLASGALVLSACGSDNNATGGGATAGQSAGNVSCGGKKTLKASGSTAQANAMTRFVKAFEQACPGQTLNYTGNGSGAGISEFNGNQTDFGGSDSPLSSDEAAAAQQRCGGSPAWNLPVVFGPIAVTYNINGVSSLNLDGPTLAKIFNGAITTWNDPAIAALNSGTNLPGTPIHVVFRSDESGTTDNFQRYLDSASDGAWGKGAGKSFQGGVGEGAKGNDGTSAAIKNTEGSITYNEWSFAQAQRLTMAKIITSASPDPVAISTESVGKTIAGASIMGQGNDLVLDTVSFYKPTKPGSYPIVLATYEIVCSKYPDSAVGTAVKAFLQSTIGAGQNGLEDNGYIPIPDEFKARLSTAVNAIT encoded by the coding sequence TTGAAACTCAACCGATTTGGCGCCGCGCTGAGTGTCCTGGCTTCGGGCGCTCTGGTCTTATCAGCGTGTGGTAGCGACAACAACGCGACCGGTGGAGGCGCAACGGCAGGCCAATCGGCGGGCAATGTGAGTTGTGGTGGGAAGAAGACGTTGAAGGCCAGTGGGTCGACGGCGCAGGCGAACGCGATGACCCGCTTCGTCAAGGCTTTCGAGCAGGCGTGCCCGGGCCAGACCCTGAACTACACCGGCAACGGATCGGGTGCGGGGATCAGTGAATTCAACGGCAATCAAACCGATTTCGGTGGCTCGGACTCACCCCTTAGCAGCGATGAGGCGGCGGCGGCGCAACAACGCTGCGGCGGATCGCCGGCGTGGAACCTGCCGGTGGTGTTCGGCCCCATCGCCGTCACCTACAACATCAACGGGGTCAGTTCACTCAACCTGGATGGCCCCACCCTGGCCAAGATCTTCAATGGTGCCATCACCACCTGGAACGACCCGGCGATTGCGGCGCTCAACTCCGGCACCAACCTGCCCGGGACTCCCATCCACGTGGTGTTCCGTAGCGACGAGTCTGGTACCACGGACAATTTCCAGCGTTACCTTGACTCCGCTTCCGACGGTGCTTGGGGCAAGGGCGCCGGCAAATCGTTCCAAGGCGGGGTCGGTGAGGGCGCCAAGGGCAACGACGGTACGTCGGCGGCCATCAAGAACACCGAGGGGTCGATCACCTATAACGAGTGGTCCTTTGCTCAGGCGCAACGCTTGACCATGGCCAAGATCATCACCTCGGCTAGTCCCGACCCGGTGGCGATCAGCACCGAGTCGGTCGGCAAGACCATTGCCGGAGCCTCGATCATGGGGCAGGGCAACGATCTGGTGCTTGACACCGTCTCGTTCTACAAGCCCACCAAGCCCGGTTCCTACCCGATCGTGTTGGCGACCTACGAGATTGTCTGTTCAAAGTATCCCGACTCGGCGGTCGGTACCGCCGTAAAGGCGTTCCTGCAATCCACCATTGGTGCGGGTCAGAATGGCTTGGAGGACAACGGCTATATCCCTATTCCGGACGAATTCAAGGCACGGCTATCGACGGCGGTCAACGCGATCACCTGA
- a CDS encoding SDR family oxidoreductase: MILDRFRLDDQVAVITGAGRGLGAAIALAFAEAGADVVIASRTQSQLEEVAERARSTGRRAHVVTADLAHPEATAELAGQAVEAFGKLDVVVNNVGGTMPNTLLTTSTKDLKDAFTFNVATAHALTVAAVPPMLEHSGGGSIINITSTMGRLAGRGFAAYGTAKAALAHYTRLAALDLCPRIRVNAIAPGSILTSALDVVASDDELREPMERATPLRRIGDPIDIASAAVYLASPAGSFLTGKTLEVDGGLTFPNLDIPIPDL, from the coding sequence GTGATCCTCGACAGGTTCCGCCTGGACGACCAGGTCGCCGTTATCACAGGAGCCGGCCGCGGCCTGGGTGCGGCGATCGCACTGGCCTTTGCCGAGGCCGGCGCCGATGTCGTTATTGCTTCGCGTACCCAGTCCCAGCTGGAGGAGGTCGCCGAACGGGCCCGCTCCACCGGCCGTCGCGCCCATGTCGTCACAGCGGACCTCGCCCATCCCGAGGCCACCGCGGAGCTGGCCGGTCAGGCGGTCGAAGCATTCGGAAAACTAGATGTCGTCGTCAATAACGTCGGCGGGACCATGCCCAACACGCTGCTGACCACCTCGACCAAAGACCTCAAGGACGCCTTCACCTTCAATGTCGCCACCGCCCATGCGCTGACCGTCGCAGCGGTGCCGCCGATGCTGGAGCATTCCGGCGGCGGCAGCATTATCAACATCACCTCGACCATGGGTCGGCTCGCCGGGCGCGGTTTCGCGGCATACGGCACCGCAAAAGCCGCCTTAGCCCACTACACCAGGCTCGCCGCCCTGGACCTGTGTCCACGCATCCGGGTCAACGCGATCGCCCCGGGATCTATCCTCACCTCCGCGTTGGACGTGGTGGCCTCCGACGACGAGCTGCGCGAGCCGATGGAGCGAGCGACACCGTTGCGCCGGATCGGCGACCCGATCGACATCGCTTCTGCAGCAGTGTATTTGGCATCTCCCGCGGGGAGCTTCCTGACCGGAAAGACGCTCGAGGTCGACGGTGGCCTCACCTTCCCCAACCTCGACATACCGATTCCCGACCTGTGA
- a CDS encoding NAD(P)H-dependent amine dehydrogenase family protein: protein MAIPVVQLGTGNVGIHSLRALITNPDFELTGVWVSSDAKAGKDAAELAGFAEATGVQASTDLDAVLATGPRCAVYNAMADNRLPEALDDYRRVLAAGVNIVGSGPVFLQYPWQVLPEELIKPLEDAAHEGNSSLYVSGIDPGFANDLLPLALAGTCQSIEQVRCMEIVDYATYDNAVVMFDVMGFGKPMDEIPMLLQPGVLSLAWGSVVRQLAAGLGLSLDTVEETYVRKPAPEAFDIASGHIPTGSAAALRFEVLGLVDGAPAVVLEHVTRLREDLCPDWPQPAQPGGSYRVEITGEPSYAMDLCLGSRRGDHNHAGLVATAMRIVNAIPAVVAAGPGIRTTLELPLVTGRGLYLTG, encoded by the coding sequence ATGGCCATACCCGTCGTCCAGCTCGGCACCGGCAATGTCGGCATTCACTCGCTGCGAGCGCTGATCACCAACCCAGATTTCGAGCTCACCGGCGTTTGGGTGTCCTCAGACGCCAAAGCGGGTAAAGACGCGGCCGAGCTTGCTGGATTTGCGGAGGCCACCGGAGTCCAGGCCAGCACCGACCTGGATGCCGTGCTGGCCACCGGGCCGCGGTGTGCGGTGTACAACGCGATGGCCGACAACCGACTGCCCGAGGCGCTCGACGACTATCGGCGCGTGCTGGCCGCCGGGGTAAACATCGTCGGCAGCGGCCCCGTGTTTTTGCAATACCCGTGGCAAGTACTTCCCGAGGAACTCATAAAGCCACTGGAAGATGCTGCGCACGAAGGTAATTCAAGTCTATATGTGAGTGGAATCGACCCTGGCTTCGCCAATGATCTGCTGCCGCTGGCGCTGGCCGGCACGTGTCAAAGCATCGAACAGGTGCGCTGCATGGAGATCGTCGACTACGCCACCTATGACAACGCCGTAGTCATGTTCGACGTGATGGGCTTCGGCAAACCGATGGACGAGATTCCGATGCTGCTGCAGCCGGGTGTGCTGAGTTTGGCGTGGGGCTCGGTGGTCCGTCAACTTGCTGCGGGCCTGGGTCTTTCACTGGATACGGTCGAAGAAACGTATGTCCGAAAGCCGGCGCCGGAGGCCTTCGACATCGCGTCTGGTCACATCCCCACGGGCAGCGCGGCCGCGTTGCGGTTCGAGGTCCTGGGATTGGTGGACGGTGCTCCCGCGGTGGTGCTCGAACACGTCACCCGATTGCGCGAGGACCTGTGCCCCGATTGGCCGCAACCGGCGCAGCCGGGTGGTTCCTACCGAGTGGAAATCACCGGGGAGCCGTCCTACGCCATGGACCTGTGCCTGGGCAGCCGGCGCGGAGACCACAACCATGCCGGGCTCGTCGCCACCGCGATGCGGATCGTCAACGCGATTCCCGCGGTGGTGGCCGCCGGGCCCGGTATCCGGACCACCCTCGAACTGCCGCTGGTCACTGGCAGGGGGCTTTACCTCACCGGTTAG
- a CDS encoding flavodoxin family protein codes for MTATAQDDTAAPRFDGLRALFINATLKRSPEISHTDGLVERSSQIMRKHGVEVDSFRAIDHDIASGVWPDMTEHGWETDEWPALYRQVLDADILVLCGPIWLGDNSSVMKRVIERLYACSSLLNENGQYAYYGRVGGCLITGNEDGVKHCAMNVLYSLQHLGYTIPPQADAGWIGEAGPGPSYLDPGSGGPENDFTNRNTTFMTYNLMHLAQMLRTTGGIPAYGNQRTKWDAGCRPDFANPDYR; via the coding sequence ATGACCGCAACTGCACAGGATGACACCGCGGCGCCGCGGTTCGACGGGCTGCGTGCGCTGTTCATCAACGCAACGCTGAAGCGCTCGCCAGAGATCAGCCACACCGACGGGCTGGTTGAGCGCAGCTCACAGATCATGCGTAAGCATGGCGTCGAAGTGGACAGTTTCCGCGCTATCGACCATGACATCGCCTCCGGCGTGTGGCCGGACATGACCGAACACGGCTGGGAAACCGATGAATGGCCCGCCCTTTACCGGCAGGTCCTCGACGCGGACATCCTGGTGTTGTGCGGGCCGATCTGGTTGGGCGACAACAGTTCGGTGATGAAGCGGGTGATCGAGCGCCTCTACGCATGCTCGAGCCTGCTCAACGAGAACGGCCAGTACGCGTACTACGGTCGCGTCGGCGGGTGCCTCATCACCGGAAACGAAGACGGTGTCAAGCATTGCGCGATGAACGTGCTCTACAGCCTGCAGCATCTGGGTTACACCATCCCGCCGCAAGCCGATGCCGGCTGGATCGGCGAGGCCGGTCCGGGTCCGTCGTACCTCGATCCGGGCTCGGGCGGCCCGGAAAATGACTTCACCAACCGCAACACCACATTCATGACCTACAACTTGATGCACCTCGCGCAGATGTTGCGCACCACCGGCGGCATCCCGGCGTATGGCAATCAACGCACCAAGTGGGATGCCGGCTGCCGGCCGGACTTCGCCAATCCCGACTACCGCTGA
- a CDS encoding Nramp family divalent metal transporter, which produces MAQDTQTSLKTSWYLLGPAFVAAIAYVDPGNVAANVSSGAQFGYLLLWVIVAANIMAGLVQYLSAKLGLVTGRSLPEIIGTRMGRPARLTYWVQAEIVAMATDLAEVIGGAVALRILFGLPLTIGGIITGLVSLLLLLIQDRRGQRLFERVITGLLLVIAIGFTASFFVATPPPTDVFGGLVPRFQGTESVLLAAAILGATVMPHAVYLHSGLSRDRHGHPAPGPQRRWLLRVTRWDVGLAMVVAGGVNAAMLLVAALNLQGRQDTASIEGAYTAVHDTLGATIAALFAIGLLASGLASTSVGAYAGAMIMQGLLYWSVPMVVRRLITLCPALTVLAVGLDPTRTLVLSQVVLSFGIPFAILPLVRLTSNPEVMGADTNHRATTLVGWVVAVLITLLNVVLIYLTAAG; this is translated from the coding sequence TTGGCGCAGGACACCCAAACCTCGCTCAAGACGAGCTGGTATCTGCTGGGCCCCGCTTTCGTCGCGGCCATCGCCTACGTCGACCCCGGCAACGTCGCGGCCAACGTCAGCTCCGGCGCTCAATTCGGCTATCTGCTGCTGTGGGTGATCGTCGCGGCAAACATCATGGCCGGCCTGGTTCAGTACCTGTCCGCCAAGTTGGGCCTGGTGACCGGACGGTCACTGCCCGAGATCATTGGCACCCGGATGGGCCGACCCGCCCGGTTGACCTACTGGGTGCAGGCCGAGATCGTCGCGATGGCAACCGATTTGGCCGAAGTAATCGGCGGCGCGGTGGCGTTGCGCATCTTGTTCGGCTTGCCGTTGACGATCGGCGGAATCATCACCGGGCTGGTTTCGCTGTTGCTGTTGCTCATCCAGGATCGTCGAGGCCAGCGCCTGTTCGAACGCGTGATCACCGGACTGCTGCTGGTGATTGCCATCGGCTTTACCGCCAGTTTCTTTGTTGCGACACCGCCGCCTACCGACGTATTCGGTGGCCTGGTACCGCGCTTTCAAGGCACCGAAAGCGTGCTGCTGGCCGCGGCGATCCTGGGAGCCACCGTCATGCCGCACGCGGTGTATCTGCATTCGGGTCTGTCCCGCGATCGGCACGGACATCCAGCCCCGGGACCGCAGCGGCGCTGGCTACTGCGCGTTACCCGGTGGGACGTGGGTCTGGCGATGGTCGTCGCGGGCGGGGTCAACGCCGCAATGTTGCTGGTCGCCGCGCTCAACCTGCAGGGCCGCCAGGATACGGCCTCCATCGAAGGCGCCTACACCGCCGTCCACGACACGTTGGGCGCGACGATCGCGGCACTGTTTGCGATCGGATTGTTGGCGTCGGGCTTGGCCTCGACGTCGGTGGGTGCCTATGCCGGCGCCATGATCATGCAGGGATTGCTGTACTGGTCGGTTCCCATGGTGGTAAGGCGCCTGATCACATTGTGCCCAGCCCTGACCGTCCTGGCCGTGGGCCTGGATCCAACCCGCACGTTGGTGCTTTCTCAGGTCGTGCTGTCGTTCGGGATACCGTTCGCGATACTTCCCTTGGTCAGGCTGACCAGCAATCCGGAGGTCATGGGCGCCGATACCAACCATCGCGCCACGACGTTGGTCGGCTGGGTGGTCGCGGTGCTGATCACCCTGCTCAACGTGGTGCTCATCTATCTGACCGCGGCAGGCTGA
- a CDS encoding poly-gamma-glutamate hydrolase family protein, whose product MPSRRHPYFAYGSNLCVGQMAVRCPDATDPRPAVLANHDWLINERGVATVEPFAGSQVHGVLWQVSDHDLAVLDSAEGVPIRYRRNRLSVHTDHGPTPAWVYIDHRVTPGPPRPGYLTRVIDGAVHHGLPQRWIDFLHRWDPARWPQPRPRATSGPAPQSLAALLREPGVSEVSQLRSRFGFLAIHGGGLEKMTDIIAERAAQAADASVYILRHPDRYPHHLPSARFDPAQSPRLAEFLDHVDVAVALHGYGRIGRGAQLLAGGRNRTLAAHLSRHLHLPGYQIVTDLDAIPPELRGMHPDNPVNRVRGGGTQLELSIRVRGLSPRSPLAGDDGLSPVTTALVRGLAAAARSW is encoded by the coding sequence ATGCCGTCGCGCCGCCATCCCTACTTCGCATACGGATCCAACCTGTGCGTCGGGCAGATGGCGGTGCGCTGCCCGGACGCGACAGATCCGCGGCCCGCGGTGCTGGCCAATCACGACTGGCTGATTAATGAGCGCGGGGTGGCCACCGTCGAGCCGTTCGCCGGAAGTCAGGTGCACGGTGTGCTCTGGCAAGTCTCCGACCACGACCTGGCCGTCCTGGACTCCGCCGAGGGAGTGCCCATCCGCTACCGGCGCAACCGGCTCAGCGTGCACACCGACCACGGACCGACGCCGGCGTGGGTCTATATCGACCACCGGGTAACTCCCGGTCCGCCCCGGCCGGGATATCTGACGCGGGTCATCGACGGCGCCGTCCATCACGGGCTACCGCAACGCTGGATCGATTTTCTGCACCGCTGGGACCCCGCACGGTGGCCGCAACCGCGGCCGCGGGCCACCTCGGGACCGGCACCGCAGTCGCTGGCAGCGCTGTTGCGCGAGCCCGGCGTCAGCGAGGTCAGCCAACTGCGGTCACGGTTCGGTTTTCTTGCCATCCACGGCGGCGGGCTGGAGAAGATGACCGACATCATCGCCGAGCGCGCCGCTCAGGCCGCGGACGCATCGGTGTACATCCTGCGTCATCCCGACCGGTACCCGCATCACCTGCCGTCGGCCCGGTTCGACCCCGCGCAATCGCCGAGGCTGGCCGAGTTCCTTGACCACGTTGACGTCGCGGTCGCGCTGCACGGCTACGGCCGTATCGGCCGCGGCGCCCAACTGCTGGCCGGCGGACGCAACCGCACGCTGGCCGCCCACCTCTCCCGGCACCTCCACTTGCCCGGCTACCAGATAGTGACCGATCTCGACGCCATTCCGCCCGAGCTGCGTGGGATGCACCCGGACAACCCGGTCAATCGGGTACGCGGCGGCGGGACGCAGCTGGAACTCTCTATTCGAGTCCGGGGACTCAGCCCGCGCAGCCCCCTAGCCGGGGACGACGGCTTGTCGCCGGTGACCACCGCGCTGGTGCGGGGCCTAGCAGCCGCGGCGCGTTCCTGGTAA
- a CDS encoding LLM class F420-dependent oxidoreductase: MANEFRFGVSVRFIKSRAALQEKARRAEDHGFDILCVPDHLGAAAPFPTLTAAAMVTTKIRLSMYVLNAGFYKPALLGRDVEALDLLSDRRLEVGLGTGYVREEFEAAELPYPSAGERVDYLQHMTTYLKEHHPTVPMLIAGNGNRVMTLAAQQADIIGLTGSNICGAADPLAERVDFVRKAAGDRFAALELNLAITALPANGETAPDLTMTRRYAPELSDEQILALHSVLSGSPREIADTLCEYRDIYGVTSFTVQDNHLDSFAKVIAELR, from the coding sequence GTGGCCAACGAATTTCGCTTCGGGGTAAGCGTTCGCTTCATCAAATCGCGTGCGGCACTGCAAGAGAAGGCGCGGCGGGCAGAAGACCACGGGTTCGACATCCTCTGCGTGCCCGATCATCTCGGTGCGGCCGCCCCCTTTCCGACGCTGACCGCGGCGGCCATGGTCACCACGAAGATCCGCTTGAGCATGTATGTGCTCAATGCCGGCTTCTACAAGCCCGCGCTGCTCGGTCGCGATGTCGAGGCGCTGGACCTGCTCAGTGACCGCCGGCTAGAAGTCGGCCTGGGCACCGGTTACGTCCGGGAGGAATTCGAGGCCGCCGAGCTCCCCTACCCCAGCGCCGGTGAGCGGGTGGACTACCTCCAACACATGACGACCTACCTGAAAGAACACCACCCGACGGTGCCGATGTTGATCGCGGGCAACGGCAACCGGGTGATGACGCTGGCCGCCCAGCAGGCCGACATCATCGGGCTGACCGGATCGAATATTTGCGGGGCCGCAGACCCGCTGGCCGAGCGCGTCGACTTCGTCCGCAAAGCCGCCGGCGACCGGTTTGCGGCGCTCGAGCTGAACCTGGCGATCACCGCACTACCCGCCAACGGCGAAACCGCACCCGATTTGACCATGACCCGTCGGTACGCACCGGAGTTATCCGACGAGCAGATACTGGCGCTGCACTCGGTGCTCAGCGGTTCACCGCGCGAGATTGCCGACACGTTGTGCGAATACCGCGATATTTACGGGGTGACGTCCTTCACCGTGCAGGACAACCACCTGGACAGTTTCGCGAAGGTGATCGCCGAGCTGCGCTGA
- a CDS encoding fused (3R)-hydroxyacyl-ACP dehydratase subunits HadA/HadB, giving the protein MTAATEASTLESRVGHYYQMDDTYLVGREKVREYARAVQDYHPAHWDKAAAAELGYSDLVAPLTFTSVPGMTCNRRMFESVVVGYDTYMQTEEVFEQHRPIVAGDELHVDVELASVRRIAGRDLITVTNTFTDAAGERVHTLHTTVVGITAEDVDPAIKAVVQRAMMHDVNILDGSDAAYRKTVRPEGEVRLAEAGTTRMPGTPSFEDVQVGDELPVHHARLSRGDLVNYSGVAGDANPIHWNEDIAKMAGLPDVIAHGMLTMALGAGFASGWSGDPGAVTRYAVRLSQPAIVLALDGADIEYSGRIKSLDPATRTGVVIVGAKSGGRKIFGLATLNVRFR; this is encoded by the coding sequence ATGACCGCAGCAACAGAAGCGTCGACGCTCGAGTCGCGGGTCGGCCACTACTACCAGATGGACGACACCTATCTGGTGGGCCGCGAGAAGGTACGCGAGTACGCCCGTGCCGTGCAGGACTATCACCCCGCGCACTGGGACAAAGCCGCCGCAGCCGAACTGGGATATTCGGACTTGGTGGCACCGCTGACGTTCACGTCTGTCCCGGGCATGACCTGCAATCGGCGCATGTTCGAATCCGTGGTCGTCGGCTACGACACCTACATGCAGACCGAAGAGGTCTTCGAGCAGCACCGCCCGATCGTGGCCGGCGACGAACTGCACGTCGACGTCGAGCTAGCGTCGGTGCGCCGGATCGCCGGCAGAGATCTGATCACCGTGACCAACACCTTCACCGACGCGGCCGGCGAGCGGGTGCACACCTTGCACACCACCGTTGTGGGCATCACCGCCGAGGACGTCGATCCGGCGATCAAGGCGGTCGTGCAGAGAGCGATGATGCACGACGTGAATATCCTCGACGGATCGGATGCCGCTTACCGGAAGACCGTACGTCCCGAAGGGGAGGTTCGGCTCGCCGAAGCGGGCACGACCCGCATGCCGGGGACACCGTCCTTCGAGGACGTGCAGGTCGGTGACGAACTTCCGGTACACCACGCCCGGTTGTCCCGAGGTGACCTCGTCAACTACTCCGGCGTGGCCGGTGACGCCAACCCCATTCACTGGAACGAGGACATCGCCAAGATGGCGGGGCTGCCCGACGTGATCGCCCACGGCATGCTCACCATGGCCCTGGGTGCGGGATTCGCGTCCGGGTGGTCGGGCGACCCCGGGGCGGTTACCCGCTACGCGGTGCGGCTGTCCCAGCCCGCGATCGTATTGGCACTCGACGGTGCGGATATCGAATACAGCGGCCGGATCAAGTCGCTGGACCCGGCGACCCGCACCGGCGTCGTCATCGTCGGCGCGAAGTCCGGTGGCCGAAAGATCTTCGGCCTGGCGACGCTGAACGTCCGCTTCCGCTGA
- a CDS encoding PE family protein codes for MSYVVTQPDRLAAAAGDLQEIGAAVSAQNSTAVAPTTGVAPAAADQVSAVTAARFSAHAQLYQAISAHAMGIHDMFVSALAAGANSYEATEAANVIAAG; via the coding sequence ATGAGCTATGTGGTCACCCAGCCGGACAGGTTAGCGGCAGCGGCGGGGGATCTGCAGGAGATCGGCGCCGCGGTCAGTGCACAGAACTCGACCGCCGTCGCCCCCACCACAGGCGTGGCTCCCGCAGCCGCCGACCAGGTCTCGGCCGTGACCGCGGCACGGTTCAGCGCACATGCGCAGCTGTATCAGGCGATAAGCGCGCACGCCATGGGGATTCACGACATGTTCGTTTCCGCCCTGGCCGCCGGCGCCAATTCTTACGAGGCGACCGAGGCCGCCAATGTA